A DNA window from Theobroma cacao cultivar B97-61/B2 chromosome 5, Criollo_cocoa_genome_V2, whole genome shotgun sequence contains the following coding sequences:
- the LOC18597560 gene encoding putative serine/threonine-protein kinase isoform X2 produces MSCRCFGLFELFKGRNSHDQKQAQEFATDNIRLFSYNSLRSATSDFHPSNRIGGGGFGVVYRGVLRDGTQVAIKTLSAESKQGLREFVTEIDMISNIRHPNLVELIGCCVDDNHRILVYEYLENNSLASVLLGSRSKYIALDWPKRAAICLGTASGLAFLHYEAVPHIVHRDIKASNILLDGNFQPKIGDFGLAKLFPENVTHVSTRVAGTVGYLAPEYALLGQLTKKADVYSFGVLVLELISGRSSSKAAFGVELMLLVEWTWKLKEEERLLDIVDPELTNYPQGEVMRFIKVALFCTQATAHQRPTMKQVVEMLSKDVHLNEKILTKPGVYKGPTSRHLGASGSGTSSFSKTKGKQSADPSSSTNIYSSHSITEMLPR; encoded by the exons ATGAGTTGTAGGTGCTTTGGTTTGTTTGAACTGTTCAAGGGAAGGAATAGTCATGACCAGAAACAAGCTCAAG AGTTTGCTACCGACAATATAAGGCTCTTTTCGTATAATTCATTGAGATCAGCAACATCAGATTTCCATCCATCAAACAGAATCGGTGGAGGTGGTTTTGGAGTTGTCTATAGG GGAGTTTTGAGGGATGGTACTCAGGTAGCCATCAAGACTCTCTCTGCAGAGTCTAAACAAGGATTGCGTGAATTCGTGACAGAGATCGATATGATATCAAACATACGACATCCAAACCTTGTTGAACTAATTGGCTGTTGCGTTGATGACAATCATCGGATATTGGTTTACGAGTATCTGGAGAATAACAGCCTTGCCAGTGTTTTACTTG gTTCGAGAAGTAAATACATTGCTCTGGATTGGCCTAAGAGAGCTGCTATATGCTTGGGTACAGCTTCTGGTCTTGCATTTCTTCATTACGAAGCTGTACCCCATATCGTCCACAGGGATATTAAAGCTAGTAATATACTTCTAGATGGAAATTTTCAGCCTAAAATTGGGGATTTCGGGCTAGCTAAGCTTTTCCCGGAAAATGTCACTCATGTCAGTACTCGAGTAGCAGGAACAGT CGGATACTTGGCTCCGGAGTACGCCCTTTTAGGACAGCTAACCAAGAAGGCAGATGTATACAGTTTTGGGGTGCTTGTGCTTGAATTAATCAGTGGCAGAAGTAGTAGCAAGGCAGCATTTGGAGTGGAATTGATGCTTCTGGTTGAATGG ACATGGAAactcaaagaagaagaaaggctCCTAGACATTGTTGATCCAGAGCTGACTAACTATCCACAAGGTGAGGTGATGAGGTTTATCAAGGTGGCCCTGTTCTGCACCCAAGCAACTGCACACCAAAGACCAACCATGAAGCAAGTGGTGGAGATGCTTTCCAAAGATGTGCATCTCAATGAGAAGATACTGACTAAGCCAGGTGTTTACAAGGGTCCAACCTCTCGGCACTTGGGGGCTAGTGGCTCGGGGACATCATCTTTTTCAAAGACCAAAGGCAAGCAATCGGCTGATCCTTCTTCCTCAACCAACATTTATAGTTCTCACAGTATAACAGAGATGCTTCCTAGGTGA
- the LOC18597558 gene encoding flocculation protein FLO11: MVMKERDEELALFLEMRRREKEKEKNNNLLSLHNSEQLNAPLGSNVNVNGNGGGGSPISKIVSAVPVRKTAADIFLNSENEKSDYDWLLTPPGTPLFPSLEMESQKTLMSQIGMSNARPTALKTRLANHREEPASKSTLAPKQQTLSAGLNSSTNLNKRPSSSGGPKSASRPATPTGRPTLPTATKPTRSSTPTSRATLPSTKPAASTARSSTPTRSTARSSTPTARPSLPASKSTSRSATPTRRPATSSSTPIASAPTGRSSSVTRSAPTTSSVPRSAPLTSSVMKSAPPMSSATKSAPTTSKNSVPSRGTSPTVKSRPWKPSEMPGFSLDTPPNLRTSLPERPASATRGRPAAGGTRSASVEASSNGRPRRQSCSPARSRASSGSVCGNGSSIRSARRADTNGSDNDSPVVIGTKMVERVVNMRKLVPPKQDDNPCNNPTAKLSASLDSSGFGRTLSKKSLDMALRHMDIRRSIPGNQRPLMTNVPASSIYSVRSGSTKSRTVSVSDSPLATSSNASSEPSVNNNSFCIDGIEMEYNDLSSERGNSSPTSQPAR, translated from the exons ATGGTGATGAAAGAGAGAGACGAGGAGCTGGCTTTGTTCCTGGAAATGCGGAGACGAGAgaaggagaaagagaagaacaacAATCTTCTCTCGCTTCACAACTCGGAACAACTCAATGCTCCTCTAG GATCTAACGTCAACGTCAACGGAAACGGCGGCGGCGGTTCTCCGATATCGAAGATAGTATCGGCTGTGCCGGTACGGAAGACTGCAGCtgatatttttttgaattcgGAGAATGAAAAGTCAGATTATGATTG GCTTCTTACTCCACCTGGTACACCACTATTTCCCTCTTTGGAGATGGAGTCGCAGAAGACTCTAATGAGCCAGATTGGGATGTCTAATGCTCGCCCTACTGCTCTGAAAACAAGG CTGGCAAATCACCGGGAGGAACCTGCTTCAAAGAGCACTCTAGCACCAAAGCAACAAACTTTGTCAGCCGGACTAAACTCTTCCACAAATCTTAATAAAAGGCCATCATCTTCAGGGGGTCCAAAATCTGCTAGTAGACCTGCAACACCTACTGGCCGGCCCACTCTACCCACAGCAACCAAGCCTACGAGATCTTCTACACCTACATCACGAGCCACCTTGCCTTCCACAAAACCTGCTGCTTCTACAGCAAGATCCTCAACTCCAACTAGATCCACAGCACGTTCTTCTACACCAACTGCTAGACCCTCATTGCCAGCTTCCAAGTCAACATCAAGATCGGCTACACCAACCCGTCGACCAGCTACCTCATCTAGTACTCCTATTGCATCTGCACCTACTGGTCGATCGTCTTCAGTAACGAGATCAGCTCCCACAACTTCTTCAGTACCGAGATCAGCTCCCCTTACTTCTTCAGTTATGAAATCCGCCCCCCCTATGTCTTCtgcaacaaaatcagctcccACTACATCAAAAAATTCAGTACCATCACGAGGCACATCTCCAACAGTAAAGTCTAGGCCTTGGAAACCGTCTGAGATGCCTGGTTTTTCACTTGATACCCCACCAAATTTAAGGACATCATTGCCAGAAAGACCAGCTTCAGCCACACGGGGGAGGCCAGCAGCAGGTGGCACCAGGTCAGCTTCTGTTGAGGCCAGTTCTAATGGAAGACCAAGACGTCAGTCCTGCTCTCCTGCTAGAAGTAGGGCATCAAGTGGCAGTGTTTGTGGTAATGGGAGCTCCATTCGTTCTGCTCGTAGAGCAGATACTAATGGTAGTGACAATGACAGTCCAGTAGTGATAGGAACAAAGATGGTTGAGAGAGTGGTAAATATGAGGAAACTGGTACCCCCAAAACAAGATGACAATCCTTGTAATAACCCTACTGCAAAATTATCTGCTTCCCTTGACAGCTCAGGCTTTGGAAGAACACTCTCGAAGAAGTCTCTGGATATGGCTCTGAGACACATG GATATCAGGCGAAGTATTCCAGGCAACCAGCGTCCTCTTATGACAAATGTTCCAGCTTCCTCCATATATAGTGTGAGATCAGGATCCACAAAGAGCAGGACTGTAAGTGTTTCTGATTCTCCTCTTGCCACAAGCAGCAATGCTAGCTCTGAGCCAAGTGTCAACAATAATTCATTCTGCATTGATGGGATTGAAATGGAATACAACGATCTCAGTAGCGAGAGAGGAAACTCCTCTCCCACCAGCCAGCCAGCGCGCTAG
- the LOC18597560 gene encoding putative serine/threonine-protein kinase isoform X1: MSCRCFGLFELFKGRNSHDQKQAQEFATDNIRLFSYNSLRSATSDFHPSNRIGGGGFGVVYRGVLRDGTQVAIKTLSAESKQGLREFVTEIDMISNIRHPNLVELIGCCVDDNHRILVYEYLENNSLASVLLGSRSKYIALDWPKRAAICLGTASGLAFLHYEAVPHIVHRDIKASNILLDGNFQPKIGDFGLAKLFPENVTHVSTRVAGTVGYLAPEYALLGQLTKKADVYSFGVLVLELISGRSSSKAAFGVELMLLVEWKCCCLQTWKLKEEERLLDIVDPELTNYPQGEVMRFIKVALFCTQATAHQRPTMKQVVEMLSKDVHLNEKILTKPGVYKGPTSRHLGASGSGTSSFSKTKGKQSADPSSSTNIYSSHSITEMLPR; encoded by the exons ATGAGTTGTAGGTGCTTTGGTTTGTTTGAACTGTTCAAGGGAAGGAATAGTCATGACCAGAAACAAGCTCAAG AGTTTGCTACCGACAATATAAGGCTCTTTTCGTATAATTCATTGAGATCAGCAACATCAGATTTCCATCCATCAAACAGAATCGGTGGAGGTGGTTTTGGAGTTGTCTATAGG GGAGTTTTGAGGGATGGTACTCAGGTAGCCATCAAGACTCTCTCTGCAGAGTCTAAACAAGGATTGCGTGAATTCGTGACAGAGATCGATATGATATCAAACATACGACATCCAAACCTTGTTGAACTAATTGGCTGTTGCGTTGATGACAATCATCGGATATTGGTTTACGAGTATCTGGAGAATAACAGCCTTGCCAGTGTTTTACTTG gTTCGAGAAGTAAATACATTGCTCTGGATTGGCCTAAGAGAGCTGCTATATGCTTGGGTACAGCTTCTGGTCTTGCATTTCTTCATTACGAAGCTGTACCCCATATCGTCCACAGGGATATTAAAGCTAGTAATATACTTCTAGATGGAAATTTTCAGCCTAAAATTGGGGATTTCGGGCTAGCTAAGCTTTTCCCGGAAAATGTCACTCATGTCAGTACTCGAGTAGCAGGAACAGT CGGATACTTGGCTCCGGAGTACGCCCTTTTAGGACAGCTAACCAAGAAGGCAGATGTATACAGTTTTGGGGTGCTTGTGCTTGAATTAATCAGTGGCAGAAGTAGTAGCAAGGCAGCATTTGGAGTGGAATTGATGCTTCTGGTTGAATGG AAATGCTGCTGTTTGCAGACATGGAAactcaaagaagaagaaaggctCCTAGACATTGTTGATCCAGAGCTGACTAACTATCCACAAGGTGAGGTGATGAGGTTTATCAAGGTGGCCCTGTTCTGCACCCAAGCAACTGCACACCAAAGACCAACCATGAAGCAAGTGGTGGAGATGCTTTCCAAAGATGTGCATCTCAATGAGAAGATACTGACTAAGCCAGGTGTTTACAAGGGTCCAACCTCTCGGCACTTGGGGGCTAGTGGCTCGGGGACATCATCTTTTTCAAAGACCAAAGGCAAGCAATCGGCTGATCCTTCTTCCTCAACCAACATTTATAGTTCTCACAGTATAACAGAGATGCTTCCTAGGTGA
- the LOC18597556 gene encoding mitochondrial inner membrane protease subunit 2 yields the protein MGTPSVLWNVAKKCFTVGLVSLTVSDRFASIVSVRGGSMSPTFNPKTNTLFGSLSDDYVLVEKFCLQKYKFSHGDVVVFSSPYDHKEKHVKRIIGLPGDWVGTHYDVVKVPEGHCWVEGDNSASSMDSRSFGPVPLGLVNGRVVHILWPPHRVGSVERKAPQQRVSSS from the exons ATGGGAACCCCTAGTGTTTTATGGAATGTCGCAAAGAAGTGTTTCACGGTTGGGCTTGTCTCGCTTACAGTTTCAGATCGATTTGCCAGTATAGTGTCAGTCCGGGGTGGCTCAATGTCTCCCACGTTTAATCCCAAAACCAATACCTTGTTTGGTTCATTGAGTG ATGACTATGTTCTGGTGGAGAAGTTTTGCCttcaaaaatacaaattttcaCATGGCGATGTGGTAGTTTTCAG CTCTCCATATGATCACAAGGAGAAACATGTAAAGAGAATTATTGGCTTACCAGGTGATTGGGTTGGGACTCATTACGATGTCGTGAAGGTTCCAGAAGGACATTGTTGGGTTGAGGGAGACAATTCAGCTTCAAGCATGGACTCGAGGTCTTTTGGCCCT GTTCCTTTGGGTTTGGTTAATGGAAGGGTCGTCCACATTCTGTGGCCTCCGCACAGAGTAGGCAGCGTCGAGAGAAAAGCTCCTCAACAGAGAGTTTCTTCCTCCTAA
- the LOC18597559 gene encoding protein BOBBER 1 gives MSKLTPNKANGLDMENHSWGQNLQEVTVSIPVSQGTRSRDVICNIKKKYLKIGLKGQAPILDGELFGTVKPDECYWSLEDQSMISVFLTKCDKSNWWKSLLKGGPEIDTQKAEPEPSKLSDLDFETRSAVEKMMFDQRQKQLGLPTSQEIENQEMLKKFMAQNPNFDFSNAKMM, from the coding sequence ATGTCGAAGCTAACTCCAAACAAAGCAAACGGTCTTGACATGGAGAATCATTCATGGGGCCAAAATCTGCAAGAGGTGACTGTTAGCATCCCAGTTTCTCAGGGAACCAGATCAAGGGACGTTATCTGCAATATAAAGAAGAAGTATCTGAAGATTGGGTTAAAGGGTCAGGCTCCGATTCTTGACGGGGAGTTGTTCGGGACCGTGAAACCCGATGAATGTTACTGGAGCTTGGAGGACCAAAGCATGATCTCTGTGTTTCTGACCAAGTGTGATAAGTCCAACTGGTGGAAATCCTTGTTGAAGGGAGGTCCCGAGATTGATACTCAGAAGGCAGAACCTGAGCCGAGCAAGTTGTCTGATTTGGACTTTGAAACGAGGTCAGCTGTCGAGAAGATGATGTTTGATCAGAGACAGAAACAGTTGGGGCTTCCCACCAGCCAGGAGATCGAGAACCAAGAGATGCTCAAGAAATTCATGGCTCAGAATCCGAATTTCGACTTCTCCAATGCAAAGATGATGTAA
- the LOC18597560 gene encoding putative serine/threonine-protein kinase isoform X3 — translation MTRNKLKGVLRDGTQVAIKTLSAESKQGLREFVTEIDMISNIRHPNLVELIGCCVDDNHRILVYEYLENNSLASVLLGSRSKYIALDWPKRAAICLGTASGLAFLHYEAVPHIVHRDIKASNILLDGNFQPKIGDFGLAKLFPENVTHVSTRVAGTVGYLAPEYALLGQLTKKADVYSFGVLVLELISGRSSSKAAFGVELMLLVEWKCCCLQTWKLKEEERLLDIVDPELTNYPQGEVMRFIKVALFCTQATAHQRPTMKQVVEMLSKDVHLNEKILTKPGVYKGPTSRHLGASGSGTSSFSKTKGKQSADPSSSTNIYSSHSITEMLPR, via the exons ATGACCAGAAACAAGCTCAAG GGAGTTTTGAGGGATGGTACTCAGGTAGCCATCAAGACTCTCTCTGCAGAGTCTAAACAAGGATTGCGTGAATTCGTGACAGAGATCGATATGATATCAAACATACGACATCCAAACCTTGTTGAACTAATTGGCTGTTGCGTTGATGACAATCATCGGATATTGGTTTACGAGTATCTGGAGAATAACAGCCTTGCCAGTGTTTTACTTG gTTCGAGAAGTAAATACATTGCTCTGGATTGGCCTAAGAGAGCTGCTATATGCTTGGGTACAGCTTCTGGTCTTGCATTTCTTCATTACGAAGCTGTACCCCATATCGTCCACAGGGATATTAAAGCTAGTAATATACTTCTAGATGGAAATTTTCAGCCTAAAATTGGGGATTTCGGGCTAGCTAAGCTTTTCCCGGAAAATGTCACTCATGTCAGTACTCGAGTAGCAGGAACAGT CGGATACTTGGCTCCGGAGTACGCCCTTTTAGGACAGCTAACCAAGAAGGCAGATGTATACAGTTTTGGGGTGCTTGTGCTTGAATTAATCAGTGGCAGAAGTAGTAGCAAGGCAGCATTTGGAGTGGAATTGATGCTTCTGGTTGAATGG AAATGCTGCTGTTTGCAGACATGGAAactcaaagaagaagaaaggctCCTAGACATTGTTGATCCAGAGCTGACTAACTATCCACAAGGTGAGGTGATGAGGTTTATCAAGGTGGCCCTGTTCTGCACCCAAGCAACTGCACACCAAAGACCAACCATGAAGCAAGTGGTGGAGATGCTTTCCAAAGATGTGCATCTCAATGAGAAGATACTGACTAAGCCAGGTGTTTACAAGGGTCCAACCTCTCGGCACTTGGGGGCTAGTGGCTCGGGGACATCATCTTTTTCAAAGACCAAAGGCAAGCAATCGGCTGATCCTTCTTCCTCAACCAACATTTATAGTTCTCACAGTATAACAGAGATGCTTCCTAGGTGA
- the LOC18597557 gene encoding protein yippee-like codes for MGRLFVITLEGSVYSCKHCQTHLALLDDIISKSFHCRHGKAYLFDKVVNITVGEKEERMMMTGMHTVVDIFCVGCGSIVGWKYEAAHEKLQKYKEGKFILERFKVLGPDGSNYLVSQEAMVGGSDADDA; via the exons ATGGGAAGGCTGTTCGTGATCACTCTCGAGGGAAGCGTTTATAGCTGCAAGCACTGCCAAACCCATCTTGCTCTCCTCGATGACATTATCTCTAAG TCTTTCCACTGCAGGCATGGAAAGGCTTATCTCTTTGATAAGGT TGTGAATATCACAGtaggagagaaagaagagcGCATGATGATGACTGGAATGCACACTGTTGTTGATATATTCTGTGTTGGGTGTGGCTCGATTGTGGGATGGAAATAC GAGGCTGCACATGAGAAGTTACAGAAGTACAAAGAGggaaaattcattcttgagAG GTTTAAGGTGTTGGGCCCTGATGGAAGCAATTACTTGGTGAGTCAGGAAGCTATGGTTGGTGGAAGTGATGCTGATGATGCTTGA